The following proteins are encoded in a genomic region of Planctomycetota bacterium:
- the murA gene encoding UDP-N-acetylglucosamine 1-carboxyvinyltransferase — protein sequence MDSLLIQGGRPLNGRVDISGSKNASLPMLAACLMADGPTRLHGVPRLSDIASMIELLRSLGCDITRNDPPSLGDTGKIDFAGRPALDGPLDIDPVDESPDTCTYDLVKTMRASVCVLGPMLAKRGRVRFSVPGGCAIGDRPIDLHIRGLKKLGATFRQDGGYIIGEAPDGGLRGTTLYLGGARGPTVLGTINVLCAAALANGTTHIVGAACEPEVADVAQILNKMGAQIRGAGSPEIVIQGVDRLVGVTHTVIPDRIETGTFVLAAAMTQGELRLRNARRDHLIAVIDAYEQADICVEDDDENGELVAHAPDGLKPVDVTTQPYPGFPTDLQAQFMAAMCLADGGSIITERIYPERFTHVAELNRLGANVVKEGPSAIVRGGGKLQGATVMCTDLRASAALLLAGLAASGETRLDRIYHIDRGYEKLEEKLQAVGGRIERVNDKADAQIIAA from the coding sequence ATGGACAGTCTTCTCATTCAGGGCGGCAGACCGCTCAACGGTCGCGTCGACATCAGCGGCAGCAAAAACGCCAGCCTGCCGATGCTCGCTGCCTGCCTCATGGCCGACGGGCCGACGCGACTCCACGGCGTCCCACGACTCAGCGACATCGCCTCGATGATCGAGCTGCTCCGCAGCCTCGGCTGCGACATCACGAGAAACGACCCGCCATCACTCGGCGATACCGGAAAGATCGACTTCGCCGGCCGGCCCGCGCTTGACGGGCCGCTGGACATCGATCCCGTCGACGAGTCACCCGACACCTGCACGTACGACCTCGTCAAGACGATGCGCGCCAGCGTTTGCGTGCTCGGCCCGATGTTGGCGAAGCGCGGACGCGTCCGGTTCAGCGTGCCCGGCGGCTGTGCGATCGGCGATCGCCCGATCGACCTGCACATTCGCGGCCTGAAGAAGCTCGGTGCCACCTTCCGACAGGACGGCGGGTACATCATCGGCGAAGCGCCTGACGGCGGACTCCGCGGCACAACGCTCTACCTCGGCGGAGCCCGCGGCCCGACGGTCCTCGGCACCATCAACGTCCTCTGCGCCGCCGCACTCGCCAACGGAACCACGCACATCGTTGGCGCGGCCTGCGAGCCGGAAGTCGCCGATGTCGCCCAGATCCTCAACAAGATGGGTGCCCAGATCCGCGGGGCCGGCTCGCCCGAGATCGTCATCCAGGGCGTCGACCGCCTTGTCGGCGTCACGCACACGGTTATCCCTGACCGCATCGAGACTGGCACCTTCGTTCTCGCCGCTGCGATGACACAGGGCGAGCTACGACTCCGCAACGCCCGTCGCGACCACCTGATCGCCGTCATCGACGCCTACGAGCAGGCCGACATCTGCGTCGAGGACGACGACGAGAACGGCGAGCTGGTCGCCCACGCCCCCGACGGGCTCAAGCCGGTCGATGTCACAACGCAGCCCTATCCGGGCTTCCCGACGGACCTGCAGGCCCAGTTCATGGCCGCGATGTGTCTGGCGGACGGCGGGTCGATCATCACGGAGCGCATTTATCCTGAGCGCTTCACGCACGTCGCCGAACTCAATCGCCTCGGGGCCAACGTCGTCAAGGAAGGCCCGTCCGCCATCGTCCGCGGCGGCGGGAAACTCCAAGGTGCGACCGTCATGTGCACCGACCTCCGCGCGTCGGCCGCCCTGCTGCTTGCGGGTCTGGCCGCGTCCGGCGAGACCCGGCTCGACCGCATCTACCACATCGATCGCGGCTACGAGAAGCTCGAAGAGAAGCTCCAAGCCGTCGGCGGTCGGATCGAGCGCGTCAACGACAAGGCCGACGCGCAGATTATCGCCGCGTGA